One window of Prochlorococcus marinus XMU1405 genomic DNA carries:
- a CDS encoding esterase/lipase family protein has product MEKRNPIILIHGLWNTSSIFSSITSKLDDIGIEYFAPTLKHSYGMTSILDLTNKLNELILEKYGLEKEIDILGFSMGGIIGRYWLQKFNGYKRTRRLISIGSPHKGTLMAQLIPKYPFRGISEMKINSKFLRELANNDFFLDDIECINFFTYWDMMVFPSWWTNLNFGKKISVKVYKHRNLVKNQSVVDKIIDEIIM; this is encoded by the coding sequence TTGGAAAAAAGAAATCCCATTATATTGATTCATGGTCTTTGGAATACTTCAAGTATTTTTTCTTCTATTACCTCAAAACTTGACGATATTGGCATTGAATATTTTGCCCCAACTCTTAAGCATTCATATGGAATGACTTCAATTCTGGATTTGACTAATAAATTAAACGAATTAATTTTAGAGAAATATGGCTTAGAAAAAGAAATAGATATTTTGGGATTTTCTATGGGAGGAATAATTGGTAGATACTGGCTTCAAAAATTTAATGGTTATAAAAGAACAAGAAGATTAATATCTATAGGTTCCCCTCACAAAGGAACTTTGATGGCTCAATTAATACCTAAATACCCCTTCAGAGGAATATCAGAAATGAAAATAAATAGTAAGTTTTTAAGAGAACTCGCAAATAATGATTTTTTTCTTGATGATATAGAGTGTATAAATTTCTTTACTTATTGGGATATGATGGTTTTCCCTAGCTGGTGGACAAATTTAAATTTTGGGAAAAAAATATCAGTAAAAGTATATAAACATAGAAACCTTGTAAAAAATCAATCTGTGGTTGACAAAATAATCGATGAAATTATTATGTAG
- the folB gene encoding dihydroneopterin aldolase encodes METFLKIENIKLWARVGVLDEERELGQLFNLDVYLWTDFEKCTINDDIKKTIDYSKLVQILKDQSKKIYCFTIEKYSNAILEIIDQEFKFSKVKIILTKCNPPITGFDGKVSIVRILENN; translated from the coding sequence ATGGAAACTTTTTTAAAAATTGAGAATATTAAACTTTGGGCTAGGGTTGGGGTTCTTGATGAAGAAAGAGAATTAGGTCAACTATTTAATTTAGATGTATATTTGTGGACTGATTTTGAAAAATGTACAATAAATGATGACATAAAAAAAACAATTGACTATTCAAAATTAGTTCAAATTTTAAAAGACCAATCAAAGAAAATATATTGTTTCACAATCGAAAAATATTCAAACGCAATTTTAGAAATTATTGATCAGGAATTTAAGTTTTCTAAAGTTAAAATTATCCTGACAAAATGTAATCCTCCAATCACAGGTTTCGATGGCAAGGTTTCAATAGTAAGAATTCTTGAAAATAATTAA
- a CDS encoding glucokinase has translation MNFLACDLGGTKVLLGIFERVINDDSPKLLFKKKYISSDWNSFELILEDFLKNECKNITHPSSACFAVAGPLSNNNARIMNLSWNISGNKLKNKFKFEQCELINDFAVQIYGIPFLKKSQYSTIQNGSYSEANNDLHAIVGAGTGLGIARGLISGGKVKVLASEGGHVEYSPKSKLEWELKIWLKNYLKVERISCERIISGTGLSRIAEWRLSKPDAQNHPLQQYLTKIKIFDAARKELPEKICNLSKEGDQIMIEVERIWLGAYASLLGDVALQELCFGGLWISGGTASKHFKNFKSDLFLKQFFDKGRLKDILKAIPIKVILDEEFGLFSAACRAKMLLKT, from the coding sequence ATGAATTTTCTAGCTTGTGATTTAGGGGGTACCAAAGTTCTATTAGGAATATTTGAAAGAGTAATAAATGATGATTCGCCTAAATTGTTATTCAAAAAGAAATATATCTCTTCTGATTGGAATTCTTTTGAACTTATTTTAGAAGATTTTCTTAAAAATGAATGCAAAAATATTACACATCCTTCTTCTGCATGTTTTGCTGTAGCTGGTCCTTTATCTAACAACAACGCAAGAATCATGAACTTGTCATGGAATATTTCAGGAAATAAATTAAAAAATAAATTTAAATTTGAACAATGCGAGCTAATAAATGATTTTGCAGTGCAAATTTATGGAATTCCTTTCTTAAAAAAAAGTCAATATTCAACTATCCAGAATGGTTCATATTCTGAAGCCAATAATGATTTGCATGCCATTGTTGGAGCGGGGACTGGTTTGGGCATAGCAAGAGGCCTAATATCAGGGGGAAAGGTAAAAGTTTTAGCTAGTGAAGGTGGTCATGTTGAGTACTCTCCAAAGTCAAAATTAGAATGGGAATTAAAAATTTGGCTTAAGAATTATCTAAAAGTTGAAAGGATCTCCTGTGAAAGAATTATTAGCGGAACTGGTTTATCACGAATTGCCGAATGGAGACTAAGCAAACCTGATGCCCAAAACCATCCTTTACAACAATATTTAACTAAAATTAAAATTTTTGATGCTGCGAGGAAAGAACTACCTGAAAAAATTTGTAATCTTTCTAAAGAAGGAGATCAAATAATGATCGAAGTTGAGAGGATTTGGTTAGGCGCCTATGCCTCGTTGTTGGGAGATGTTGCTCTTCAAGAATTGTGCTTTGGTGGATTGTGGATTTCTGGAGGAACAGCATCAAAACATTTCAAAAACTTTAAATCAGACTTATTTTTAAAACAATTTTTCGACAAGGGAAGATTAAAAGATATTCTTAAAGCAATACCTATAAAAGTAATTTTAGATGAAGAGTTTGGACTTTTTAGTGCAGCCTGCAGAGCAAAAATGCTTTTAAAAACTTAA
- a CDS encoding glutamate-5-semialdehyde dehydrogenase: MVNIFEIPQPSNDLLEKADKVRLASIKISQTENQNRIKALNFMADYLEKNSREILEANIEDYQRAEKRGISKALLSRLKLSKDKLNSGIEGVRKVGDLADPVNQVQIKRELSEGLILERKTVPIGVLGVIFESRPDAVMQISSLAIRSGNGVMLKGGSEANLTNTSIVKALQEGLNESGLDKNAICLLTSRKDSMAMLNLEKYINLIIPRGSNELVKFIQENTRIPVLGHADGICHLFIDIEANLEMALSVALDSKIQYPAACNAIETLLVHKDIAPAFLEKAIPLFNSKEVKLIGDKRSVELGLKYKASLEDWKTEYLDLILSIKIVDDLEQAITHIQKYSSKHTDGIITENSNTANKFMNVVDSAGVFHNCSTRFADGFRYGFGAEVGISTQTLPPRGPVGLEGLVTYKYFLKGDGNIVDDFTSGKAIYTHKDL; this comes from the coding sequence ATGGTTAATATCTTTGAAATTCCGCAACCAAGTAATGATCTTCTAGAAAAAGCTGATAAAGTTCGTTTGGCATCAATAAAAATAAGTCAGACTGAAAATCAAAATCGAATTAAAGCCTTAAATTTTATGGCTGATTATCTAGAAAAAAATTCTAGAGAAATATTAGAGGCTAATATTGAGGACTATCAAAGAGCAGAAAAGAGAGGGATTTCAAAAGCTTTACTTTCTAGATTAAAGTTATCAAAAGATAAATTAAATTCAGGAATTGAAGGAGTAAGAAAAGTTGGAGATTTAGCTGATCCTGTAAATCAAGTTCAAATAAAAAGAGAGCTTTCAGAGGGGTTGATCTTAGAGAGAAAAACTGTACCAATTGGAGTTTTAGGGGTTATTTTTGAATCAAGGCCAGATGCCGTAATGCAGATTAGTTCTTTAGCAATAAGATCAGGTAATGGAGTAATGCTAAAAGGTGGTAGTGAAGCCAATTTAACAAATACTTCAATAGTGAAAGCATTGCAAGAAGGTTTAAATGAATCAGGTCTTGATAAAAATGCAATATGTTTACTAACAAGCAGAAAAGATAGCATGGCGATGTTAAATCTTGAGAAATATATTAATTTAATAATTCCAAGAGGTAGTAATGAATTAGTTAAATTTATTCAGGAGAATACAAGAATTCCTGTGCTAGGCCATGCTGATGGAATTTGTCACTTGTTTATAGATATTGAGGCAAATCTAGAGATGGCTTTATCAGTCGCTTTGGACAGCAAAATTCAATATCCTGCAGCTTGTAATGCTATCGAAACCTTATTAGTCCATAAAGATATCGCACCAGCTTTTTTAGAAAAGGCCATCCCTCTATTTAATTCTAAAGAAGTAAAATTAATTGGAGATAAGAGATCAGTTGAATTAGGGTTAAAGTATAAGGCTAGCCTAGAAGATTGGAAAACTGAATATTTGGATTTAATTCTATCGATAAAAATTGTTGATGATCTTGAGCAAGCAATTACACATATTCAAAAATATAGTTCAAAGCATACAGATGGAATAATTACTGAAAATTCAAATACTGCCAATAAATTTATGAACGTAGTTGATAGTGCGGGTGTTTTTCATAATTGCTCTACTAGGTTTGCAGATGGGTTTAGATATGGATTCGGCGCTGAAGTTGGCATATCTACTCAAACTCTTCCACCAAGGGGACCTGTAGGTCTAGAAGGTTTGGTAACTTATAAATATTTCCTAAAAGGTGATGGTAATATAGTTGATGATTTTACATCAGGTAAGGCTATCTATACACATAAAGATCTTTAA
- the thrS gene encoding threonine--tRNA ligase — protein sequence MPIITLPDGSKKVFEKSVTILEIAQSIGAGLAKATIAGKVNDVLLDATIPIKRDSEVVIITSKDKEGIEIIRHSFAHLIGHAVKQIYSDIKMAIGPVIEDGFYYDIFSEYRFTPEDLIKIENRINKLIKTNYDVEILQVSKKEAIKTFKERDETFKLRIIEEIPEEGLINLYKHEEYIDMCRGPHVPNTRHLRYFKLLKLSGSYWRGNSENESLQRIYGTAWAKEKELKDYLTRIEEAEKRDHRKLGKKHSLFHIQEESPGMIFWHPNGWRIYQVLEKYIREILNKNDYLEIKTPQAVDKSLWEKSGHWEKFRDDMFTTASENRTYAIKPMNCPCHIQVFNQGLKSYKDLPIRLAEFGSCHRNEPSGALHGLMRVRNFTQDDAHIFCTEEQIQEEVSTFIDLVFEVYKTFGFDEIIIKLSTRPEKRVGSEKIWDKSEEALTKALDNKNLKWELQPGEGAFYGPKIEFSLKDCLNRVWQCGTIQVDFSMPIRLDATYVDIDNEKRNPVMLHRAILGSFERFIGILIEQYEAKFPIWLAPYQIILLSITDRNTEKCLRFNELINNNGYRSKVDVRNEKIGYKIREATLGRVPLIAVIGDKEEEVDSVALRALDGTNLGIFDLPNLYKLMDELIEKKGRTE from the coding sequence ATGCCAATAATTACCTTACCTGATGGTTCAAAAAAGGTTTTCGAAAAATCTGTAACTATTCTAGAAATTGCCCAGAGCATAGGCGCGGGATTAGCTAAAGCAACAATTGCTGGGAAAGTAAATGATGTTCTTCTAGATGCAACTATTCCTATAAAAAGAGATTCCGAAGTTGTAATCATCACATCAAAAGATAAAGAAGGAATTGAAATAATAAGACATTCATTTGCTCACCTTATTGGTCATGCTGTTAAACAAATTTACTCTGATATTAAGATGGCGATTGGGCCTGTAATTGAAGATGGTTTTTATTATGATATTTTTTCTGAATACAGATTTACTCCAGAAGATTTAATAAAAATCGAAAACAGAATTAATAAATTAATAAAAACAAACTATGACGTTGAAATTTTACAAGTTTCTAAAAAAGAGGCAATTAAAACTTTTAAAGAAAGAGATGAGACTTTTAAATTACGAATAATTGAAGAAATTCCTGAAGAAGGGCTCATAAATTTATACAAACACGAAGAATATATCGATATGTGTAGGGGGCCTCACGTACCCAATACTAGACATTTGAGATACTTTAAATTACTTAAATTATCAGGTTCATATTGGAGAGGGAATAGTGAGAATGAATCATTACAAAGAATATATGGAACTGCATGGGCAAAAGAAAAAGAACTCAAAGATTATTTAACAAGAATTGAAGAAGCGGAAAAAAGGGATCATAGAAAACTTGGTAAAAAACATTCACTATTTCATATACAAGAAGAATCTCCAGGAATGATTTTTTGGCATCCAAATGGATGGAGAATTTACCAAGTACTGGAAAAGTACATAAGAGAAATACTCAATAAAAATGATTATTTAGAAATTAAAACCCCACAAGCTGTTGATAAATCTCTTTGGGAAAAATCCGGTCATTGGGAAAAATTTAGAGACGATATGTTCACTACTGCATCAGAAAATCGAACTTATGCAATTAAACCAATGAATTGTCCATGCCATATACAAGTATTTAATCAAGGCTTAAAAAGTTACAAGGATTTACCTATTCGTCTTGCTGAATTTGGTTCTTGTCACAGAAATGAACCCTCTGGTGCACTGCACGGCTTAATGAGAGTAAGAAACTTTACTCAAGATGATGCACACATATTCTGCACAGAAGAGCAAATTCAAGAAGAGGTATCAACTTTTATAGATCTTGTTTTCGAGGTTTATAAAACTTTTGGTTTTGATGAAATAATTATCAAATTATCAACCCGTCCTGAAAAAAGGGTAGGTAGTGAAAAGATTTGGGATAAATCAGAGGAGGCTCTTACCAAAGCTCTCGATAATAAAAACCTGAAATGGGAACTCCAACCCGGAGAAGGGGCTTTTTATGGTCCAAAAATAGAATTCTCCTTAAAAGATTGTCTTAATAGAGTCTGGCAATGTGGCACTATTCAGGTTGATTTCTCAATGCCTATTAGATTGGATGCAACTTATGTGGATATTGATAATGAGAAAAGAAATCCAGTTATGCTTCATAGAGCAATTTTAGGATCCTTTGAGAGATTTATCGGAATCTTAATTGAACAATATGAGGCAAAATTCCCAATTTGGCTTGCACCTTATCAAATAATTTTATTGAGCATTACTGATAGAAATACCGAAAAGTGTTTAAGGTTTAATGAATTAATAAATAATAATGGTTACCGATCAAAAGTTGATGTTAGGAATGAAAAAATAGGATATAAAATTAGAGAGGCAACTCTCGGGAGAGTTCCTTTAATTGCAGTTATTGGAGATAAAGAAGAGGAAGTTGATTCAGTAGCGTTAAGAGCTTTAGATGGAACAAATTTAGGAATTTTCGACCTACCTAATCTATACAAATTAATGGATGAATTAATAGAAAAAAAAGGGAGAACAGAATAA
- a CDS encoding NAD(P)H-quinone oxidoreductase subunit 4, translating to MNLESFPWLSSIVLLPLIGALIMPFLSSKEGEDNSLPRNISLIFLFIDFLLIIGVLFQKFNTSDSSLQLVERASWLPSIGLEWSLGVDGLSAPLIALSGLITFLSAAASWKIKKKSNLYFALLLVQASAQALVFLSQDFLLFFLAWELELVPVYLLIAIWGGKKKLYAATKFILYTALASLLILISGLAIALSGDTFTLNITDLTNKHVSGSLALLSYLGFLIGFGVKLPIFPLHTWLPDAHGEANAPVSMLLAGILLKMGGYALLRFNVQILPEVHLQIAPALIILGIINIIYGALNAFAQDNVKRRIACSSVSHMGFVLLGIGAVDALGISGAMLQMISHGLIAAAMFFVTGSFYERTNTLSIPNMGGLAKVLPITFAFFLASSLASLALPGMSGFISEITVFLGITSQEGFSSIFRSITILIAAIGLVLTPIYLLSMCRRVFFGPRIPALATVKEMNGRELTIGFSLLFPTLVIGFWPKIAINLYESSTNALSQQLTLAKLVGLIPTLVN from the coding sequence ATGAATTTAGAATCTTTTCCTTGGCTCTCATCTATCGTTTTACTGCCTTTAATTGGGGCATTAATAATGCCTTTCTTGAGTTCAAAAGAAGGAGAAGATAATTCGTTACCTAGAAATATTTCATTAATTTTTCTATTTATAGATTTTTTATTAATAATCGGCGTCCTTTTTCAAAAATTCAATACTTCAGATAGCTCTTTACAACTGGTAGAAAGAGCTTCGTGGTTACCATCAATTGGCTTAGAGTGGTCTCTTGGCGTAGATGGGTTATCTGCTCCTTTAATAGCCTTAAGTGGGTTAATTACATTTTTATCAGCTGCGGCTAGTTGGAAAATTAAGAAAAAATCTAATTTATATTTTGCTCTTTTATTAGTCCAAGCATCAGCACAGGCACTAGTTTTCCTTTCTCAAGATTTCCTATTATTTTTCTTGGCCTGGGAACTTGAATTAGTTCCGGTTTATCTTCTCATTGCGATTTGGGGAGGAAAAAAGAAATTATATGCGGCCACTAAATTCATTCTTTATACAGCCTTAGCTTCTTTATTAATACTCATAAGTGGGTTAGCAATTGCCTTGAGTGGTGATACGTTTACTTTAAATATTACTGATTTAACCAATAAACATGTTTCTGGCAGCCTAGCTTTATTATCCTATTTAGGATTTTTAATTGGTTTTGGAGTAAAACTTCCTATCTTTCCATTACATACATGGTTACCTGATGCACATGGAGAGGCTAATGCTCCAGTTTCAATGTTATTAGCTGGAATACTCTTAAAAATGGGAGGTTATGCTCTCTTGAGATTCAATGTTCAAATACTACCTGAAGTACATCTTCAAATTGCACCTGCGTTAATCATTCTTGGAATTATTAATATAATTTACGGAGCTCTAAATGCATTTGCGCAAGATAATGTCAAAAGAAGAATTGCATGTAGCTCTGTGAGTCATATGGGTTTTGTTCTGTTAGGAATTGGAGCAGTAGATGCCCTAGGAATTAGCGGAGCAATGCTACAAATGATCAGTCACGGACTTATAGCTGCAGCTATGTTCTTTGTTACGGGCTCATTCTATGAAAGAACAAATACTCTTTCTATACCAAATATGGGTGGCTTAGCAAAGGTCTTGCCAATAACTTTTGCTTTTTTCTTAGCAAGCTCACTGGCCTCTCTTGCACTACCTGGAATGAGCGGTTTTATAAGTGAAATAACTGTATTTTTAGGTATCACTAGTCAAGAAGGATTTAGCTCTATCTTTAGATCAATCACGATTCTGATTGCAGCCATAGGATTAGTTCTAACACCAATATATCTTTTATCAATGTGTAGAAGAGTATTCTTTGGCCCTAGGATTCCAGCACTAGCTACAGTTAAAGAGATGAATGGTAGAGAATTGACTATTGGTTTCAGTTTATTGTTTCCTACATTGGTAATAGGTTTTTGGCCGAAAATCGCCATAAATTTATACGAATCTTCAACCAATGCTCTCAGTCAGCAGCTTACTTTAGCTAAATTGGTTGGGTTAATCCCAACTTTAGTTAATTAA
- the trpS gene encoding tryptophan--tRNA ligase: protein MANKKRILSGVQPTGDLHIGNWLGAINNWVMLQEQYETFLCVVDLHAITASYNPKELSQNTISTAALYVACGIDPNICSIFVQSQISAHSELCWILNCMTPINWMERMIQFKEKSIQQGNNVSIGLFDYPILMAADILLYDADFVPVGEDQKQHLELARDIAQQRINARFSKDKNILKIPQPIIMKSGSKIMSLIDGSKKMSKSDPNEGSRINLLDAPEVITKKIKRAKSDSSIGIEFNNPERPESKNLLMIYSILSGKEISQCENDFSETGWGTFKKLITEQLIESLEPIQKKYKLLINDPYQLNKILDEGKEKAEDLANQTLKRVKSKLGFFEMEK, encoded by the coding sequence ATGGCAAATAAAAAAAGAATTCTTTCTGGAGTTCAACCAACTGGTGATTTACATATTGGGAATTGGCTTGGGGCCATAAATAATTGGGTTATGCTCCAAGAGCAATATGAGACATTTCTATGTGTAGTTGATTTGCACGCAATCACAGCTTCATATAACCCCAAAGAATTGTCTCAGAACACTATCTCTACTGCAGCTTTGTACGTTGCTTGTGGAATAGATCCTAATATATGCTCAATTTTTGTCCAAAGTCAGATTTCTGCACATTCAGAACTTTGTTGGATATTAAATTGCATGACCCCAATAAATTGGATGGAAAGAATGATTCAATTCAAAGAAAAATCCATACAACAGGGGAATAATGTATCCATTGGATTATTTGACTATCCGATCCTAATGGCTGCAGACATTCTTCTATATGACGCTGACTTTGTACCAGTAGGTGAGGATCAAAAACAACATCTTGAACTTGCCAGAGATATTGCACAACAGAGAATTAATGCCAGATTTAGTAAGGATAAAAATATTTTAAAAATCCCTCAACCAATAATCATGAAGAGTGGATCAAAAATAATGAGTTTAATTGATGGTTCAAAAAAGATGAGCAAAAGTGATCCCAATGAAGGCAGTCGTATTAACTTATTAGATGCTCCTGAAGTAATAACGAAAAAAATAAAAAGAGCAAAAAGTGACAGTTCTATTGGAATTGAATTCAATAACCCTGAGAGACCAGAATCTAAAAATCTTTTGATGATTTATTCAATATTATCTGGCAAAGAAATTTCTCAATGTGAAAATGATTTCTCAGAGACTGGATGGGGGACATTTAAAAAATTAATTACAGAACAACTTATTGAATCACTAGAACCTATTCAGAAAAAATATAAATTATTGATTAATGATCCCTATCAATTAAATAAAATCCTTGATGAAGGGAAGGAAAAAGCTGAAGATTTAGCAAATCAGACTTTAAAAAGAGTTAAATCAAAATTGGGATTCTTTGAAATGGAGAAATAA
- the thrB gene encoding homoserine kinase, whose translation MSIPEVGKKIRVTVPSTTANLGPGFDCLGAALDLYNEFIFTRIEGGGDRFDLIMESTDGNHLRGGPENLVFRAAQKVWESANMDPFALEARVKLAVPPARGLGSSATAIVAGLIGANAIMNSPLSKEKLLELAIDIEGHPDNVVPSLLGGLCLTARSSSQRWRIIRCDWHDSIKAVVAIPAIRLSTSEARKVMPKNVPIADAVTNMGALTLLLNGIKAGNAELIKEGMFDKLHEPYRWKLIKGGLEVKDAALNAGALGCAISGAGPSILALCKKENGKSVSQAMVKAWEKSGVASRAPFLNVQTTGSQFSTISAK comes from the coding sequence ATGTCTATTCCTGAAGTAGGAAAAAAAATAAGGGTAACAGTGCCTTCCACAACTGCCAATTTAGGGCCTGGATTTGATTGCCTTGGAGCGGCATTAGATTTATATAATGAGTTTATTTTTACAAGAATTGAAGGCGGCGGAGATAGATTTGATTTAATAATGGAAAGTACAGATGGTAATCATTTAAGAGGAGGACCTGAAAACTTAGTTTTTAGAGCAGCTCAGAAAGTATGGGAGAGTGCAAATATGGATCCTTTTGCACTTGAAGCAAGAGTTAAGTTGGCAGTGCCACCTGCACGCGGGCTTGGAAGTAGCGCTACCGCAATAGTTGCTGGATTAATAGGAGCAAATGCAATAATGAACTCTCCATTGTCCAAAGAAAAACTCCTTGAACTTGCCATTGATATAGAAGGTCATCCCGATAATGTAGTTCCCTCTCTTCTGGGTGGGCTTTGCTTGACAGCCAGGTCTTCTTCTCAAAGATGGAGAATCATCAGATGTGATTGGCACGATTCAATTAAAGCTGTTGTAGCAATACCTGCAATTCGTCTAAGCACAAGTGAAGCAAGAAAGGTTATGCCCAAGAATGTACCCATTGCTGATGCAGTTACAAATATGGGGGCACTTACTTTGTTACTAAACGGCATAAAAGCAGGTAATGCTGAACTGATAAAAGAAGGAATGTTTGATAAATTACATGAACCATACAGATGGAAACTTATTAAGGGTGGATTAGAAGTTAAGGATGCCGCACTAAATGCAGGCGCTCTAGGATGCGCAATTAGTGGGGCGGGACCAAGTATTTTAGCTTTGTGTAAAAAAGAAAATGGGAAAAGCGTCAGTCAAGCCATGGTGAAAGCATGGGAGAAGTCAGGTGTAGCTAGCAGAGCACCGTTCTTAAACGTTCAAACAACGGGCAGCCAATTTAGCACTATCTCTGCTAAGTAG
- a CDS encoding M3 family metallopeptidase, giving the protein MDTSIFKYGELPQFKKFTPERIRKQFPVVLKKITEEFKNIEKNLSNYLIENDLNWDKVINPLNEVNEILRWSWGVISHLNAVNNSESLRDIYSKFLPEIISLSNKFGQSKIIYNSLVKLKETNNFDQIKNRILDKEILEMQHRGISLQKNDQEEFNKISEKLGQLSTEFSNNVIDASNEWFLILNKKSEVDGLPERVLELMAISAHNHLKIDEEVNIKNGPWKLSLDIPTYTSFMTYANKRSLREKLYKAFVSRASQGEKNNSQIIEDILSLRTKQANLLGYKSWAELSLSKKMAKEIKNVEKLLEELREPAFKTAKIELETLDKFSKANGFPKSQNIEPWDISYWSELLRKEKLNLDQESLRPWFPLNDVLKGLFKLSEKLFEIKVVEATDEAPLWNDDVLFFNILNKEDKKIASFYLDPYSRPESKRGGAWMDECLNKNNVGKKTLPVAYLVCNQTPPSKDKPSLMSFEEVQTLFHEFGHGLQHMLTTVNLPQAAGINNVEWDAVELPSQFMENWCFHKNTLMNIAKHYKTGEKLSNENFEKLLKNRTFNCGMATLRQLHFAITDLRLHSSIDNNEGKTADEIRREIAKQTTIIEPIQEDHFLCCFSHIFAGGYSAGYYSYKWAEVLSADAFSMFEEADLENSEDLKLIGKKFKDTILSLGGSLPPLDIFKLFRGREPQTDSLIRHLGLSGAT; this is encoded by the coding sequence ATGGATACCTCAATCTTTAAATATGGAGAGTTACCACAATTTAAAAAATTTACTCCCGAAAGAATAAGAAAACAATTTCCAGTAGTACTAAAAAAGATAACTGAAGAATTTAAAAACATAGAAAAAAATTTATCTAATTATTTGATTGAAAATGATTTGAATTGGGATAAAGTAATAAATCCTTTAAATGAAGTAAATGAAATTCTTAGATGGAGTTGGGGAGTTATAAGTCATCTAAATGCCGTAAATAATTCTGAAAGTTTAAGAGATATTTATTCAAAATTTCTTCCAGAGATTATAAGCTTGAGTAATAAATTCGGGCAAAGCAAAATAATTTACAATTCTTTAGTCAAGCTTAAAGAAACAAATAACTTTGATCAAATTAAAAACAGAATTTTAGATAAAGAAATTCTTGAAATGCAACATAGAGGAATTTCACTTCAAAAAAATGATCAAGAAGAATTTAACAAAATTTCAGAAAAACTTGGACAGCTGTCAACCGAATTCAGTAACAATGTTATAGATGCCAGTAATGAATGGTTTTTAATATTAAATAAAAAATCTGAAGTCGATGGCCTTCCTGAACGAGTACTTGAATTAATGGCAATTTCTGCACACAATCACTTAAAAATAGATGAAGAAGTTAATATTAAAAATGGTCCTTGGAAATTAAGTCTAGATATTCCAACTTATACTTCGTTCATGACATATGCTAACAAGCGGAGTCTTAGAGAAAAACTATACAAGGCATTCGTTAGTAGGGCGTCTCAAGGAGAAAAAAATAATTCTCAAATAATTGAAGATATATTATCTCTTAGAACTAAACAAGCTAATCTTCTTGGTTATAAAAGTTGGGCAGAACTAAGTTTGTCAAAGAAAATGGCTAAAGAAATTAAAAATGTAGAGAAACTTTTAGAAGAATTGAGAGAACCAGCATTCAAAACCGCAAAAATTGAATTAGAAACTCTCGATAAGTTTTCAAAAGCTAATGGGTTTCCAAAATCGCAGAATATTGAGCCATGGGATATTAGTTATTGGTCTGAACTTCTTAGAAAGGAAAAGCTCAATTTGGATCAAGAGTCTTTAAGACCTTGGTTCCCACTAAATGATGTTTTGAAAGGTTTATTTAAATTAAGTGAGAAGCTTTTTGAAATTAAAGTTGTTGAGGCGACTGATGAGGCCCCTCTATGGAATGATGACGTCTTATTTTTTAATATCCTCAATAAAGAAGATAAGAAAATAGCATCTTTTTACCTGGATCCATATTCGAGACCTGAATCAAAGAGAGGAGGGGCTTGGATGGATGAATGTTTGAATAAAAACAATGTTGGCAAAAAGACCCTCCCTGTTGCTTATCTCGTTTGTAATCAGACTCCACCTTCAAAAGATAAACCTAGCTTGATGAGTTTTGAAGAAGTTCAGACACTTTTCCATGAATTTGGTCATGGCCTTCAACACATGCTTACTACTGTAAATCTTCCTCAAGCAGCCGGCATCAACAATGTTGAGTGGGATGCAGTTGAACTTCCAAGTCAATTTATGGAAAACTGGTGTTTTCATAAAAATACACTTATGAATATTGCTAAGCACTACAAAACAGGAGAAAAATTATCCAATGAGAATTTTGAGAAGCTCCTAAAGAATAGAACTTTTAATTGTGGTATGGCTACTCTTAGACAACTACATTTTGCAATCACAGACCTCAGATTGCACAGTAGTATTGATAATAACGAAGGCAAAACAGCAGATGAGATAAGAAGAGAAATTGCAAAACAAACTACTATTATTGAACCAATTCAAGAAGATCACTTTCTTTGTTGTTTTAGTCATATATTTGCAGGCGGATATTCTGCAGGATATTACTCATATAAATGGGCTGAAGTTCTAAGTGCTGATGCATTTTCAATGTTTGAGGAAGCTGATCTAGAAAACTCTGAAGATTTAAAGTTAATAGGAAAGAAATTCAAAGATACAATACTTAGCTTAGGAGGAAGCTTACCTCCATTAGACATATTTAAACTATTCAGGGGAAGAGAGCCACAAACTGATTCCTTAATAAGACACTTAGGTCTATCTGGAGCTACATAA